The proteins below come from a single Chitinophaga pinensis DSM 2588 genomic window:
- a CDS encoding GumC family protein, with protein sequence MINDIHKNGASRNNHASSADFENEEEGLDLRKIVDKMIRYWYLFVICIIAGIACAVLYMRYATPSYKISAKVLVQDDKKNGNVPGAEILEQLEMFSSKSNVDNEVEILKSRSLMEKVVRDLDLNVSYFVEGRVKKTEQFIRLPFKFKWLYLKDTLEQSSYVVKMLDNNKLSLSTKGIHREAAWNDTFHLPEGIVKLERNEFYPILNKEYQIRVTSFDYAVGRYQKLLDISIPNKQASTINLVLTNTIPEKGELILNKLLQTYLSASVEDKNRIVDSTISFIDNRLGIVTRELTSVEKDIEQFKQSNQLANLEEQSKLLVSNTGDYMKQLTEQQVRMNVVESLEQYMRDEQNARRVVPSSLIVQDPTFLGIVEKYNALLLERERLLMSSTESNPVVKNMDLQLSGLRADLRNNLASLKQGIQVSIDELERNNGHISQKIREVPGKERIFLDYSRQQAVKQELYLFLLKKREESAISKSSNIAVARVIDAGKSDPVPFKPKGSVIYIIGFIAGLVFPTLWIYLQGLLGRRISNKQDILNNTPVPILAEIGHNKDKDIIVVGRESRTPIAEQFRAIRTNLQFILSNEGDKVVMLTSSMSGEGKSFVATNLAAVLSLSGKKVLLMEMDLRKPKISQMLNFNNSIGFSTYVIGKSTLEEIIKPSGVSDKLWLIPSGPIPPNPAELLLMDKTQKLFTHLRTLFDYIIVDTAPIGLVTDAQLLGRFADATLYLVRQSFTYKQQLTITKDLYQHRKMPKINLIVNDVKTGAGYGYGYGYGYGYGYGYGNEQPSKGIFRRVRKPVTK encoded by the coding sequence ATGATAAACGATATTCATAAAAACGGAGCCTCCAGAAATAACCACGCATCGTCAGCTGATTTCGAGAACGAAGAAGAAGGTCTCGACCTCAGAAAGATAGTCGATAAGATGATCAGATACTGGTACCTCTTCGTGATCTGTATCATAGCAGGCATCGCATGCGCTGTACTTTATATGCGCTACGCCACGCCAAGCTATAAGATCAGCGCCAAAGTACTGGTACAGGATGATAAGAAAAATGGAAATGTACCCGGCGCCGAAATCCTGGAACAGCTGGAAATGTTTTCCAGTAAAAGCAATGTGGACAATGAAGTTGAAATACTCAAGTCCCGTTCGCTCATGGAAAAAGTAGTACGCGACCTCGACCTGAACGTCAGCTACTTCGTAGAAGGCCGCGTCAAGAAAACAGAACAGTTCATCCGCCTGCCGTTTAAATTCAAATGGCTGTACCTGAAAGATACCCTGGAGCAATCGAGCTACGTAGTCAAAATGCTCGACAACAATAAACTCAGCCTCAGCACCAAAGGTATTCACAGGGAAGCGGCCTGGAACGACACCTTTCACCTGCCGGAAGGTATCGTGAAACTGGAACGTAACGAATTCTATCCCATTCTTAATAAAGAATACCAGATCAGGGTCACCTCCTTTGATTATGCAGTAGGCCGTTACCAGAAACTCCTGGACATCAGTATTCCAAATAAACAGGCTAGTACCATCAACCTGGTACTGACCAATACCATCCCGGAGAAAGGAGAACTGATACTTAATAAACTGCTCCAGACTTACCTCAGCGCCAGCGTAGAGGATAAGAACAGGATTGTAGACAGCACGATCTCCTTTATTGATAACAGACTCGGGATCGTTACCCGCGAACTGACCAGCGTAGAAAAGGATATCGAACAGTTTAAACAATCCAATCAGCTGGCCAACCTGGAAGAACAATCCAAATTGCTGGTTTCCAATACAGGCGATTATATGAAACAGCTCACCGAACAGCAGGTGAGAATGAATGTAGTAGAGTCGCTGGAACAATATATGCGGGATGAACAGAACGCCAGAAGGGTCGTACCATCCTCCCTCATCGTACAGGATCCTACCTTCCTGGGTATTGTAGAGAAATACAACGCACTGCTCCTGGAAAGGGAAAGACTGCTGATGTCCAGTACAGAGTCTAACCCAGTTGTGAAGAATATGGATCTGCAACTGAGTGGTCTGCGGGCAGACCTCCGGAATAACCTCGCCTCCCTCAAACAGGGTATACAGGTGAGTATCGATGAATTGGAACGCAATAATGGCCATATCAGCCAGAAGATCCGGGAGGTGCCTGGTAAAGAACGCATCTTCCTCGATTATTCCCGTCAGCAGGCAGTGAAACAGGAGCTCTACCTGTTTCTGCTTAAAAAGCGGGAAGAATCTGCGATCTCCAAGTCTTCCAATATAGCAGTCGCAAGAGTAATAGACGCCGGTAAAAGCGATCCTGTGCCCTTTAAACCGAAAGGTTCCGTTATTTATATTATCGGCTTCATCGCCGGTCTGGTGTTCCCGACGCTGTGGATCTACCTGCAGGGCCTTCTGGGACGCCGTATCAGCAACAAACAGGATATCCTCAATAATACCCCGGTGCCTATTCTTGCGGAAATCGGGCATAACAAAGACAAAGATATCATCGTGGTGGGCCGCGAATCCAGAACGCCGATCGCCGAGCAGTTCAGGGCTATCCGTACCAACCTGCAGTTTATACTCTCCAATGAGGGGGATAAGGTGGTCATGCTGACCTCCAGCATGAGCGGTGAGGGTAAATCATTCGTCGCCACCAACCTGGCAGCCGTACTGTCCTTATCGGGCAAGAAAGTGCTGCTCATGGAAATGGACCTCCGCAAACCCAAGATCTCACAGATGCTGAATTTCAATAACTCCATTGGTTTCAGCACCTATGTGATCGGTAAAAGCACCCTGGAAGAGATCATCAAACCTTCCGGCGTCAGCGATAAACTCTGGCTGATCCCTTCCGGTCCGATACCGCCCAACCCGGCAGAATTGCTGCTGATGGATAAGACACAGAAGCTTTTCACTCACCTGCGCACCCTCTTTGATTATATCATCGTGGATACGGCGCCGATTGGTCTGGTAACGGACGCACAGCTGCTGGGACGTTTTGCAGATGCTACCCTCTATCTCGTAAGACAGAGTTTCACCTACAAACAGCAGCTCACCATTACCAAAGATCTCTATCAGCATAGGAAAATGCCGAAGATCAACCTGATCGTGAACGACGTGAAAACCGGCGCCGGATATGGTTATGGTTACGGATATGGCTATGGATACGGTTATGGATATGGTAATGAGCAGCCAAGCAAAGGGATTTTCAGGAGGGTCAGAAAGCCGGTAACGAAATAA
- a CDS encoding polysaccharide biosynthesis/export family protein: MRLSNCEINFSNPFFLLLSFVSAIPLFTFMSCSTPKNVTYFRDIPDTVLRRSIDQAPYYTPEIQVDDILQVTIQTLDPASTAMLNQTNTASWPVTGTSGTQPASNTAASNVSGFLVDKDGYVVLPLIGKVLVKGKTTDKVRDDIRAKAAEYYKDPVVNVRFANFKITVLGEVTRPSTYIVPNEKVTLLDAIGMAGDLTIYGKRENVMLIRDAGPKKEFIRFNLNDSKTFTSPYFYLRQGDVVYVEPDKNKVSGTDTNSVKRIAVITSVLTLLVVVISRINF, encoded by the coding sequence ATGAGACTCAGTAATTGCGAAATCAATTTCAGTAATCCCTTTTTTCTGTTACTCTCGTTTGTATCAGCTATCCCCCTGTTTACGTTCATGTCTTGCTCAACGCCAAAAAATGTTACCTATTTCAGAGATATTCCTGATACGGTGCTGAGAAGATCCATTGACCAGGCGCCTTATTATACGCCTGAAATACAGGTAGATGATATCCTGCAGGTGACTATACAAACCCTCGATCCGGCGTCAACCGCAATGCTGAATCAGACAAATACTGCCTCCTGGCCTGTTACCGGAACCAGCGGAACGCAACCAGCTAGTAATACAGCAGCTTCCAATGTGAGCGGTTTCCTGGTTGATAAAGACGGCTACGTCGTACTGCCCCTTATCGGTAAAGTACTCGTGAAAGGAAAAACCACTGATAAAGTAAGAGACGATATCCGCGCAAAAGCCGCAGAATACTATAAAGATCCTGTTGTGAATGTTCGGTTTGCAAATTTTAAGATCACCGTACTGGGAGAGGTAACACGCCCCTCCACGTACATCGTACCCAATGAGAAAGTCACCCTGCTCGATGCCATCGGTATGGCAGGCGACCTGACCATTTACGGTAAAAGAGAAAATGTCATGCTGATCAGAGATGCGGGTCCCAAAAAGGAATTTATCCGCTTCAACCTGAACGACAGCAAAACATTTACTTCCCCCTATTTCTATCTGCGGCAGGGAGATGTTGTATACGTTGAGCCAGATAAGAACAAAGTGTCAGGGACAGATACGAATTCGGTAAAAAGAATCGCCGTTATCACATCCGTACTGACGCTGCTGGTAGTTGTGATTTCAAGGATCAATTTCTAA